In the Nitrospirota bacterium genome, one interval contains:
- a CDS encoding cytochrome ubiquinol oxidase subunit I → MKMWQRGLTFVCALLVLFGGAAYAQTPGLSAVEFPYTGNRTAVWIVAQLHTLFGAFILGAPIFIVISEWLGYRKQDLRYDRLAKEVTKVTVILFSITALTGGLFIFVLLAAYPQFTSWFINQFYLVFAVIYPLLFIGGTIVLYAYFYTWDAWKGEKKGRHIALGVLLNLLCMVTMFVINGPTSFMNTPLKGEGVSPQDLLAAASLWEKIANQSWMPLNLHRIDGNVAFGGFVTGMIAAYMYMGAKTQEDRAYYDWMGFIGNLIAVGATLFQPFTGLLMAYEMCDYDFSFCPYMMADQLSMFFEMQGAMVGLMFLAINYYAWLSLKRIEGAERVRMTILTPIVIVALPFVMMAVMNIYWIPDPKGLLFLLPLILAPFLLGRFIPWTVSARTVIKIGFLMIIVSDAIWLTPRGFAATGANLAPGLELPSDWDILATMPAKVSAMFTLVFATVVNYILYNRAIKQGMIHWGKIDFTSQFVLIFLAFTSIWTMGLMGAVRSLVRKFFHTYSLVPDLTAESFTPTLSYSAWWITGITVVFFAVVSLAIIVALRPSESKGHVPERTPVPARAK, encoded by the coding sequence ATGAAAATGTGGCAGCGCGGTCTGACGTTCGTCTGTGCGCTCCTGGTGTTGTTCGGCGGTGCGGCCTATGCCCAAACTCCCGGCCTGTCTGCGGTGGAGTTTCCCTATACAGGAAATCGGACCGCCGTATGGATTGTCGCCCAGCTGCACACGCTCTTCGGGGCGTTCATTCTCGGCGCCCCGATCTTTATCGTCATCTCAGAATGGTTAGGCTATCGGAAACAGGACCTTCGGTACGACCGCTTGGCCAAAGAGGTCACCAAGGTCACGGTCATTCTCTTCAGCATAACGGCTCTGACAGGGGGCCTGTTTATTTTCGTGCTCCTCGCCGCATACCCGCAGTTTACCTCGTGGTTCATCAATCAATTCTATCTCGTGTTTGCGGTGATCTACCCGCTTCTGTTCATCGGTGGGACGATCGTGTTGTACGCGTATTTCTACACGTGGGATGCCTGGAAGGGTGAAAAGAAGGGGCGGCATATCGCGCTTGGTGTGCTCCTCAATCTCCTCTGTATGGTCACGATGTTTGTGATCAATGGCCCGACATCGTTCATGAATACTCCGCTGAAGGGCGAAGGTGTCTCGCCACAAGATCTCCTGGCAGCGGCGAGCTTGTGGGAGAAGATCGCCAATCAAAGCTGGATGCCGCTGAATCTCCACCGGATCGACGGTAACGTGGCGTTCGGAGGATTCGTGACAGGTATGATCGCCGCCTATATGTATATGGGGGCAAAAACGCAAGAAGATCGGGCCTACTACGATTGGATGGGTTTCATCGGAAATTTGATCGCCGTGGGCGCGACGCTGTTCCAGCCCTTCACGGGATTACTGATGGCGTATGAGATGTGCGATTACGATTTTTCGTTCTGTCCGTACATGATGGCCGACCAGCTCTCGATGTTTTTCGAAATGCAGGGGGCAATGGTCGGACTGATGTTCCTGGCGATCAACTATTACGCCTGGCTCAGTCTAAAGCGCATTGAGGGGGCCGAAAGGGTCCGGATGACGATCCTGACACCCATCGTCATAGTGGCGTTACCCTTCGTCATGATGGCGGTGATGAATATCTATTGGATTCCCGACCCGAAGGGGCTGCTGTTCCTCCTGCCGTTGATTCTGGCGCCATTTCTTTTGGGTCGATTCATCCCGTGGACGGTCTCTGCGCGGACGGTGATTAAAATCGGCTTTTTGATGATCATCGTGAGCGATGCGATCTGGCTCACTCCCCGCGGATTCGCGGCCACCGGCGCCAATCTGGCGCCGGGGTTGGAACTGCCGTCGGATTGGGACATCCTGGCCACGATGCCGGCGAAAGTTTCCGCGATGTTCACGTTGGTGTTTGCCACGGTCGTCAACTATATTTTGTATAACCGGGCCATCAAGCAAGGCATGATCCACTGGGGGAAAATAGATTTCACCTCCCAGTTCGTGTTGATATTCCTCGCGTTCACGTCAATCTGGACGATGGGTTTGATGGGCGCGGTCCGTTCGCTGGTGCGGAAGTTCTTCCACACCTACAGTTTGGTGCCCGACCTCACCGCGGAGTCGTTCACGCCGACTCTGTCCTATTCTGCCTGGTGGATTACCGGGATTACCGTCGTCTTTTTCGCCGTCGTAAGTTTGGCTATCATCGTGGCGCTTCGGCCTTCCGAGTCGAAGGGCCATGTACCCGAACGCACCCCTGTGCCTGCTAGGGCCAAGTAA
- a CDS encoding c-type cytochrome: MGNVMKKLAIGLVVGGVLVGVARGLEFPFVFQMLFLGFAMLGAFVFMLLDAPPLRTMSGGKSVFALVAFYLLLCAVCIAGAAFLPQFDPEDEKGKIAKILKSQIEASEKGKTEELIARAKALDEQVKALEVRLKALGTDQVVPAPQQAGTPPAPTPSVAVGDFMKLGEEQWQLMECYNCHKLRGEGGKKRGPELDNIGSFLTVDEIKQKISDPKSFMAEGFEKEWEKGRMPDKFKDLMEPKDLQALASWLGTFKNTSVNTPKPIKKK; this comes from the coding sequence ATGGGCAATGTGATGAAGAAGCTGGCGATCGGTCTGGTAGTGGGCGGTGTACTGGTCGGCGTCGCGAGGGGGCTCGAGTTTCCCTTCGTCTTTCAGATGCTGTTCCTTGGCTTCGCGATGCTGGGGGCGTTCGTTTTCATGCTGCTGGATGCGCCGCCGCTCAGGACTATGAGCGGGGGGAAATCGGTGTTTGCCCTCGTGGCGTTCTATCTGCTGTTGTGTGCAGTCTGTATCGCCGGCGCGGCGTTTCTGCCGCAATTTGACCCCGAAGATGAAAAGGGGAAGATCGCAAAGATTTTGAAGTCCCAGATCGAGGCCTCTGAAAAGGGGAAAACCGAGGAATTGATCGCGCGTGCCAAGGCGCTTGATGAGCAGGTCAAAGCCCTGGAGGTGCGGCTCAAGGCACTGGGCACGGATCAGGTCGTGCCGGCGCCGCAGCAGGCCGGGACGCCTCCTGCCCCAACGCCCAGTGTGGCGGTCGGCGATTTTATGAAGCTGGGAGAAGAACAGTGGCAGCTGATGGAATGCTACAACTGCCACAAGCTGAGGGGTGAGGGTGGAAAGAAGCGCGGTCCGGAGCTGGATAACATCGGCTCGTTTCTGACGGTCGACGAGATTAAGCAGAAAATTAGCGATCCCAAGAGTTTCATGGCCGAGGGATTCGAGAAGGAATGGGAGAAGGGCAGGATGCCCGACAAGTTTAAAGACCTCATGGAGCCAAAGGATCTTCAGGCGCTCGCGTCCTGGTTGGGGACATTCAAGAATACATCGGTCAACACGCCGAAGCCGATTAAGAAGAAGTAG
- a CDS encoding ubiquinol-cytochrome c reductase iron-sulfur subunit: MQPKLKSKVRCTDREIGEVTKVIMDPLSQEVSHVVVSMNGSGERQVLMGAVHTITDDLVQLRSSSAEVIALPPFKREDYVTLHEVEIPGLERHVHVESGEVLVPLPELERNVKRRTFFANLTYVTGLFIGLPLVYPVLKFLMNPMYASLDNRWLMVGNIAKVKTEDVGTQFQYKRRVKEAYMPESEIEKNVWVVKATPAVLERVYQGKDLEFRDAAGKPIWTNKKDIPYLAFSGKCPHLGCGFKWRNHKVLGPVFLCPCHLSIYDASGKVLDGPAPRPLDMMPIQVSASGEVHIIDMEFKAGTKSQTRIV; the protein is encoded by the coding sequence ATGCAACCTAAACTGAAATCGAAGGTCCGCTGTACGGATCGGGAAATCGGAGAAGTGACCAAGGTCATCATGGACCCGCTGTCTCAGGAGGTCAGCCATGTCGTCGTATCGATGAACGGCTCGGGTGAACGGCAGGTGTTGATGGGGGCGGTCCACACCATCACGGACGATCTGGTGCAACTACGGTCGTCCTCCGCCGAAGTCATAGCCTTGCCGCCCTTCAAGCGGGAGGACTATGTCACGCTGCATGAAGTAGAGATTCCCGGCCTTGAGAGACATGTGCACGTCGAGTCGGGTGAAGTGCTTGTGCCGCTCCCTGAACTGGAACGAAACGTCAAGCGACGGACGTTCTTTGCGAATTTGACCTATGTGACGGGGCTGTTTATCGGATTGCCGCTGGTCTATCCCGTGCTGAAGTTCTTGATGAATCCGATGTATGCCTCGTTGGACAACCGTTGGTTGATGGTCGGCAACATTGCGAAAGTGAAGACGGAGGATGTCGGAACCCAATTCCAGTACAAACGCAGGGTCAAAGAAGCCTATATGCCCGAATCTGAAATCGAGAAGAATGTGTGGGTGGTCAAGGCGACTCCCGCGGTACTGGAACGAGTCTATCAAGGGAAGGATTTGGAGTTTCGGGATGCCGCCGGAAAACCCATCTGGACCAATAAAAAAGACATCCCCTACCTGGCATTTTCTGGAAAGTGCCCTCACCTTGGGTGTGGATTTAAGTGGCGAAATCACAAGGTGCTTGGGCCGGTCTTCCTGTGTCCCTGCCACTTGAGCATCTATGATGCGTCCGGCAAGGTGCTGGATGGTCCTGCCCCGCGCCCCCTCGACATGATGCCGATTCAGGTGTCTGCGAGCGGCGAAGTGCACATCATCGACATGGAATTCAAAGCCGGGACGAAATCCCAAACGCGGATCGTGTGA
- a CDS encoding cytochrome bc complex cytochrome b subunit has protein sequence MSEDPSAGTQISVTERVFTFVDERVGLKQLTAKMLNESVPGGSRWAYVFGSILLFIFIMQAVTGVLLMFYYVPTADHAYASTQYIIHDIDYGWFLLSYHFWGSSAMVLCVFAHMSQVFLWGAYKKPRELIWLVGLALFALVMGFGFTGYLLPWDQRAFWATTVGVEIMDKVPVIGDFMARFLKGGPTPGQMTLSRFFVIHVMVLPAALIGLAGLHLFLFRCAGPAGPFRGTAMELKAKTDYFFPRQIWKDVVGMAVVFACISGLAFWEPVVLLDEATPDPGDYHPEPEWYFLFIFQHLRLRMFSGELGQILGSIVFPGLLGLVLVFLPFFDRSPERNIFKRPIALIGWVVLTASILLFTVSAIINREFLD, from the coding sequence ATGAGCGAGGATCCTTCTGCCGGCACGCAGATATCGGTCACGGAGCGAGTCTTCACCTTTGTCGATGAGCGGGTGGGGCTGAAGCAGCTCACCGCGAAGATGCTCAATGAGTCGGTCCCGGGCGGCTCACGCTGGGCCTATGTTTTCGGGTCCATCCTGTTGTTTATCTTCATCATGCAGGCGGTCACGGGCGTGCTGCTGATGTTCTACTATGTGCCCACCGCAGACCATGCCTATGCGAGCACCCAATATATCATCCATGACATCGACTATGGATGGTTCCTGCTGAGTTACCATTTCTGGGGCTCCTCCGCCATGGTTCTCTGCGTCTTTGCGCACATGTCTCAGGTCTTTCTCTGGGGTGCGTATAAGAAGCCGCGCGAACTGATCTGGCTGGTCGGGTTGGCGCTTTTCGCCCTCGTCATGGGATTCGGCTTTACGGGCTATTTGCTTCCGTGGGACCAGCGAGCCTTCTGGGCCACGACTGTCGGCGTTGAGATTATGGATAAGGTGCCGGTGATCGGAGACTTCATGGCGCGCTTCCTCAAGGGGGGCCCGACCCCGGGGCAGATGACCTTGAGCCGGTTTTTTGTCATTCACGTCATGGTGCTTCCGGCAGCTCTGATTGGGTTGGCAGGCCTGCATCTCTTCCTTTTTCGATGTGCGGGACCGGCTGGCCCTTTCAGGGGTACAGCCATGGAGTTGAAGGCGAAGACCGACTACTTTTTCCCACGGCAGATTTGGAAGGATGTCGTCGGGATGGCGGTCGTCTTTGCCTGTATCAGCGGATTGGCCTTCTGGGAGCCGGTCGTCTTGTTGGATGAAGCGACACCTGACCCCGGCGATTATCATCCCGAACCGGAATGGTACTTCTTATTCATATTCCAGCACCTGCGTCTGAGGATGTTCTCCGGCGAGTTGGGGCAGATTCTCGGTTCAATCGTATTTCCCGGTCTCTTAGGGCTCGTGCTGGTTTTCCTGCCTTTCTTCGACCGAAGCCCCGAACGGAATATTTTTAAACGGCCGATAGCACTTATCGGATGGGTGGTACTCACAGCTTCGATTCTGCTTTTTACGGTGTCTGCCATTATTAATCGAGAGTTCTTGGATTAG
- a CDS encoding cytochrome ubiquinol oxidase subunit I, protein MLAIVAGLFSLPVLAFGADAAPPAPTEYRDVPYVGARNVIWVIAQLHLLLAGFVLGVPMFAWVCEIVGWKGGEKRYDKLAKEFTKLLTSAYSTTALFGGILLFLLIGFYPKLMNYLSDIFFPSFIVYCILFLAETATLYLYWYGWDTMQDGGKKTFHIFLGFMLNFFAFFIMIIPNSWATFQSSPVVLAEGSDIARAWAATWNPTWWPVNIHRIIANVVLGGYICGAYAGIRYLSAKTAEERSHYDWMGYVGNFIGVFGLLSLPFAGYWLMREIYQYNQQMGITLMGGFLSWLFILQAMLIGVLFLGSNYYFWIGMTYRIPGSDIKYKKQMLAMLIALLVCLGIWMTPHSLVASMEEARKMGGSHHPLLGVFGVMSAKMTVANLMILVTFMSFIMYWRAGKQETVGWAKIAKIFMGFILAVSAIVVIVLGVWGYFVPAIVRINYFSTSQVLVVLAVLLTITPLTSILLKTAKVTTEMNWGVMPPRAGYSLVLNAIMIILLMTLMGYARSSSRVHWHVYGVLRDTSQYAYSPALGYASGIMALCTFLFCMIVAFIFWVATMGDKAKAPAVSSKAGLPQGLPAMAGASNALDEPNARKL, encoded by the coding sequence ATGCTCGCGATAGTTGCGGGCCTCTTTAGTCTCCCCGTATTGGCCTTCGGGGCCGATGCCGCGCCGCCGGCTCCGACCGAGTATCGTGATGTGCCTTACGTCGGTGCCCGTAACGTGATTTGGGTTATCGCCCAGTTGCATTTGCTGCTCGCGGGGTTTGTGCTGGGTGTGCCGATGTTTGCTTGGGTATGCGAAATCGTCGGCTGGAAGGGCGGTGAAAAGCGGTACGACAAACTCGCCAAGGAGTTTACCAAGCTCCTGACCTCCGCCTATTCCACGACCGCCCTCTTCGGCGGCATCCTCTTGTTCCTGCTGATCGGGTTTTATCCCAAATTGATGAATTACCTGAGCGATATTTTCTTCCCGTCGTTTATTGTCTACTGCATCCTGTTCTTGGCTGAGACCGCAACCCTCTACCTCTACTGGTATGGCTGGGACACGATGCAGGATGGCGGGAAGAAAACCTTTCATATTTTCCTCGGCTTCATGCTGAACTTCTTCGCGTTTTTTATCATGATCATCCCGAACTCCTGGGCGACGTTCCAGTCCAGTCCGGTCGTGCTGGCTGAGGGGTCGGATATTGCACGGGCCTGGGCCGCAACATGGAACCCGACCTGGTGGCCCGTCAACATTCACCGTATCATCGCGAACGTCGTGCTCGGGGGCTACATCTGCGGTGCCTATGCCGGGATCCGCTACCTGTCCGCGAAGACCGCTGAAGAGCGCAGCCACTACGACTGGATGGGCTATGTCGGGAACTTCATCGGGGTCTTCGGTCTCTTGTCCCTTCCCTTCGCCGGCTATTGGCTCATGCGTGAAATCTATCAGTACAACCAGCAGATGGGGATCACGCTCATGGGCGGCTTCCTGTCCTGGCTGTTCATTCTGCAGGCCATGCTCATCGGCGTGCTCTTTCTAGGATCGAACTATTATTTCTGGATCGGGATGACCTATCGCATCCCGGGATCCGACATTAAATATAAGAAACAAATGTTGGCGATGCTGATCGCGCTGCTGGTCTGCCTGGGTATCTGGATGACGCCCCACTCACTCGTGGCCAGTATGGAAGAAGCGAGGAAGATGGGTGGAAGTCACCATCCGCTGCTCGGCGTCTTCGGCGTCATGTCGGCCAAGATGACCGTCGCGAATCTCATGATCCTCGTCACCTTCATGAGTTTCATCATGTATTGGCGGGCCGGTAAACAGGAAACGGTGGGCTGGGCAAAAATTGCGAAAATCTTCATGGGTTTCATCCTTGCCGTTTCGGCGATCGTGGTCATCGTTCTGGGCGTGTGGGGCTACTTCGTGCCCGCGATCGTCCGCATCAATTATTTCTCCACGTCGCAAGTATTGGTCGTGCTTGCAGTCCTATTGACGATCACTCCGCTGACGAGCATTCTGCTGAAGACCGCCAAGGTCACGACGGAAATGAACTGGGGCGTGATGCCTCCCCGGGCCGGCTATTCCCTTGTGCTCAATGCCATCATGATCATCCTCCTGATGACGCTGATGGGGTACGCACGGTCGTCTTCGCGCGTCCATTGGCATGTCTATGGTGTGCTCCGCGATACATCGCAATATGCGTACTCCCCCGCGCTCGGCTATGCCTCAGGCATCATGGCCTTGTGCACATTCTTATTCTGTATGATCGTGGCATTTATCTTCTGGGTTGCCACCATGGGCGATAAGGCGAAGGCGCCGGCTGTATCGAGCAAAGCGGGGCTGCCGCAGGGCCTGCCGGCGATGGCCGGCGCATCGAACGCGCTCGATGAACCGAATGCTCGCAAGTTGTGA
- a CDS encoding cytochrome c, with protein sequence MSEIVRLQLIGLGVMGLGILALLFIRGTFIRVTGFVTIILGLFTLVSLSIPQMASLPPVEEKFDIATVKTPTDLAAIGQKVFFSKGQCALCHTIGPSESARCPDLKGIGAKLSREFLYESLTQPQAYIYQDYRVEGMAKEYPATMPYINKNPIGLSRNEILAVIAFLQQMSGEPISIAVSELAAPEQAPAVPVQKAAESVPVAVAQVH encoded by the coding sequence ATGAGTGAAATCGTTCGACTACAGTTGATTGGTCTCGGTGTGATGGGGCTGGGCATTCTCGCCCTGCTTTTTATTCGAGGCACGTTCATCCGAGTCACCGGATTTGTCACGATTATACTGGGCCTCTTCACGCTCGTGTCATTGTCGATTCCGCAAATGGCGTCCCTGCCGCCGGTTGAGGAGAAGTTCGACATTGCCACGGTCAAAACACCAACCGACTTGGCGGCCATTGGGCAAAAGGTTTTTTTTAGCAAGGGGCAGTGTGCCCTGTGTCACACCATTGGTCCCAGTGAATCGGCACGCTGCCCGGATTTAAAGGGAATCGGAGCCAAGCTGAGCCGCGAGTTTCTGTATGAGAGTTTGACGCAGCCGCAGGCCTACATCTATCAAGACTATCGCGTTGAAGGGATGGCGAAGGAGTATCCGGCCACCATGCCCTATATCAATAAGAATCCCATCGGACTGTCAAGGAATGAGATTCTCGCTGTTATTGCATTCTTGCAGCAGATGAGCGGGGAGCCGATTTCCATTGCGGTATCCGAGCTGGCGGCGCCTGAGCAGGCCCCGGCCGTTCCGGTGCAGAAGGCAGCCGAGTCCGTCCCGGTAGCCGTGGCGCAAGTTCATTGA
- a CDS encoding cytochrome c — protein MKGALVTPIIVTVVVYLFCKFIVPIIPGSAPLPSSVIILYMMLTISGIGIFYTLSKDSKDAFWGPIERFLTGDGIGGMQALRWGVLICFPLLVGWQTYNSTAVSDQPPSENRTIHPAPPGEYAGLSNPVAKTPDAIQQGKGFYAAYCSPCHGGNFDGKGSAARGFSPPPANFADPTTIAMLQESYLFWRIKKGGVGLPIEGMPWKSAMPRWELELPDEWIWKIIMGEYDGAHQSPRTWE, from the coding sequence ATGAAGGGTGCATTGGTCACGCCCATCATTGTGACGGTGGTCGTCTATCTCTTCTGCAAGTTTATTGTGCCCATTATACCCGGCTCGGCGCCGCTGCCGTCCAGCGTCATCATTCTGTATATGATGTTGACCATCTCGGGGATCGGGATCTTCTACACACTGAGCAAAGATTCCAAGGATGCCTTCTGGGGCCCGATCGAGCGATTCTTGACGGGAGATGGTATCGGCGGAATGCAGGCGTTACGCTGGGGTGTCCTGATCTGCTTTCCGTTGCTTGTCGGCTGGCAAACTTATAACAGCACAGCGGTCAGCGATCAGCCTCCCTCGGAGAACCGGACGATTCATCCGGCCCCGCCGGGCGAATACGCCGGCCTGTCGAATCCTGTTGCCAAGACCCCGGATGCCATCCAACAAGGGAAGGGTTTCTATGCCGCCTATTGTTCCCCCTGCCATGGCGGAAACTTCGACGGCAAGGGATCGGCAGCGAGAGGATTCAGCCCTCCTCCGGCGAACTTCGCGGACCCAACGACAATCGCCATGCTCCAGGAAAGTTATCTCTTCTGGCGCATCAAGAAGGGCGGCGTCGGCCTCCCGATTGAAGGGATGCCATGGAAATCCGCGATGCCACGCTGGGAATTGGAGCTCCCCGACGAATGGATCTGGAAGATCATCATGGGCGAGTACGACGGAGCGCATCAATCACCGAGGACGTGGGAATGA